A single Paenibacillus antri DNA region contains:
- a CDS encoding nucleotidyltransferase domain-containing protein translates to MILEKVINRIVIQSEYKDFVDKYIDNILTEFKGKIHSIYMCGSIPKGTAKPFKSDADFTIVCVNPKDIDYERLSNIKDRLLEEYPVVTKIDTIICSIDDVLSKPNEWGFWIKIICVCIYGHDVGEKVPPIIISPEFILDLNTETKEEVDRIHSLLSNASDNTMKTRYIKGYSKRLIRALYSLVLEDTGVWQDDIIKMKNAILNYCEIDSALVDYLYACYLDSNVLVEEFLGIADEVYSYFENTLNAMAASRTSFG, encoded by the coding sequence ATGATATTAGAAAAAGTTATAAATAGAATTGTAATACAAAGTGAATATAAGGATTTTGTTGATAAGTATATAGATAATATACTTACCGAATTTAAAGGTAAGATTCATAGCATTTATATGTGTGGCTCGATTCCAAAAGGAACTGCTAAACCTTTTAAGTCAGATGCAGACTTTACTATTGTATGTGTAAATCCCAAAGATATTGATTACGAAAGATTGTCAAATATTAAAGACAGGCTTTTGGAAGAATATCCAGTAGTAACTAAGATTGATACGATAATTTGCTCGATTGACGATGTATTAAGTAAACCAAATGAGTGGGGTTTTTGGATAAAGATAATTTGTGTTTGCATATATGGTCATGACGTTGGTGAAAAAGTACCACCGATAATTATTTCTCCAGAGTTCATTTTAGACTTAAATACAGAGACCAAGGAGGAAGTAGATCGTATACATAGTTTACTTTCTAATGCTAGTGATAACACAATGAAAACTAGATATATTAAAGGTTACTCTAAGAGATTAATTCGTGCATTATACTCTTTGGTTTTAGAAGATACAGGTGTATGGCAAGACGACATTATTAAGATGAAGAATGCCATATTAAACTATTGTGAGATTGACTCCGCTTTAGTTGATTATCTGTATGCTTGTTACTTGGATAGTAATGTACTTGTTGAAGAGTTTCTGGGAATTGCAGATGAAGTATATAGCTATTTTGAGAACACCTTAAATGCAATGGCTGCTTCCAGAACTTCCTTCGGCTAA
- a CDS encoding GNAT family N-acetyltransferase: protein MENVMLRDVIVDDLPIFFEQQKDMTANFMAAFTTKDPADKVAFKAHWEKILNNEAIIKKTVIFNEKVAGHVSSFEQFGEREVSYWIGREYWGRGVATKALSQFLDCITIRPLYARAVKDNIASIRVLEKCGFEIKGEDKGYSNARAEEVEEYILKLS, encoded by the coding sequence ATGGAAAACGTAATGTTGCGTGACGTAATCGTCGATGACCTGCCGATTTTTTTTGAACAGCAGAAGGACATGACCGCCAATTTTATGGCAGCCTTTACTACTAAGGATCCAGCGGATAAGGTCGCTTTTAAGGCCCATTGGGAGAAGATATTAAACAATGAAGCGATTATAAAAAAGACGGTAATCTTTAATGAAAAAGTGGCTGGACATGTGTCAAGCTTTGAACAGTTCGGTGAACGGGAAGTCAGCTACTGGATCGGACGAGAATACTGGGGAAGAGGTGTCGCGACTAAAGCACTCTCTCAATTTCTGGATTGCATAACTATTCGACCTCTTTATGCTCGTGCGGTCAAGGACAACATTGCTTCTATTCGCGTTTTAGAAAAGTGCGGATTTGAAATAAAAGGCGAAGACAAGGGATACTCAAATGCACGAGCTGAGGAGGTTGAAGAATATATCCTGAAGTTGTCTTAA